From the genome of Pseudonocardia sp. EC080619-01:
ACCCGGTCGCGCAGGTCCAGCTTGGTGAGCAGGTTCGACACGTGCGTCTTGACCGTCGTCCCGCCCAGGACGAGCCGGGCCGCGATCTCGGCGTTCGACAGACCGGCGGCCACCAGGCCGAGCACCTGACGCTCGCGCTCGGTCAGCGCACCGGCGGGCCCGGCGCCGGGCTCCGGGTCGGCGGGCACGAACGACCCGACCAGCCGCCGGGTGACCGAGGGTGCGAACAGCTCGTGGCCCGCGTGCACCGTGCGGACCGCGACCTGCAGGTCCTCCGGCTCGACGTCCTTGAGCACGAAGCCGGACGCCCCGGCCCGCAGCGCGTCGTACACGTGCCGGTCCAGGTCGAACGTCGTCACGACCAGCACCCGGATGCCGGGGTCGCGCAGGGCCCGGATCCGCCGGGTGCCCTCGATGCCGTCGGTGCCGGGCATCCGGACGTCCATCAGCACCACGTCCGGGGTCAGCGACTCGGCCAGCTCGGCCGCCGCGCCGCCGTCGGACGCCTCGCCGACGACCTCGATGTCCGGCGCCGCCGCCAGCACCGTCCGCAGCCCCGCACGCACCACGGCCTGGTCGTCGGCCACCACCACCCGCACCGTCATGGGCACATCCTGGCAGGCGGCCCGGAACGGGCAGGTGAACAGCGTGCCGGTACCCTTGACAACACAGGTGCGCACCGCCCGCGCGGGAGGGTGCGCCCGAGGCACCCGGGACGTCCCCCGCGACGCGCCGCCCGCCCCGCCGGCCGGGCCGTGGGCGCGCCGGCGCGGGCCGTCGGCGGTGCCCGACCGCAGGACCCGACACCCGATCAGGAGAACGCGCACGTGGCGACCACGAACGACCTGAAGAACGGCCTGGTGCTGAACCTCGAGGGCCAGCTGTGGACCGTGACGGCGTTCCAGCACGTCAAGCCCGGCAAGGGCGGTGCGTTCGTGCGCACCACCCTCAAGAACGTGATGTCCGGCAAGGTCGTCGACAAGACCTTCAACGCCGGGACCAAGGTCGACACCGCGACCGTCGACCGCCGCGACATGACCTACCTGTACCGCGACGGCTCCGACTTCGTCTTCATGGACGGCGACACCTTCGACCAGATCCCGATCTCGGCGAAGGCCGTCGGTGACGCCGCGAAGTACCTGCTGGAGAACGCGTCGGCCCAGGTGTCGCTGCACGAGGGCGAGCCGCTGTTCGTCGAGCTGCCGACCTCGGTCGAGCTGATCATCGAGCACACCGACCCGGGCCTGCAGGGCGACCGCTCCACCGGCGGCACCAAGCCGGCCACCCTGGAGACCGGCGCCGAGATCCAGGTCCCGCTGTTCCTCGAGACCGGCACCAAGGTGAAGGTCGACACCCGGGACGGCCGGTACCTCGGCCGCACGAGCTGAGATGCGGGCACGGACCAAGGCCCGCAAGCGGGCCCTGGACATCCTCTTCGAGGCCGAGGCGCGCGGTGATGCACCCCTGGAGGTGCTCACCGCCCGCCGCGAGACCGACGACGCCCCGCCGGTCCAGGACTACGCCGCCCGGCTCGTCGAGGGCGTCGCGACGCACCGCGAGCGGATCGACCAGCTGCTCGCCGAGCACGCCGAGGGCTGGACCGTCGACCGGATGCCGGCGGTCGACCGCGGCCTGCTGCGGATCGGCGTCTACGAGCTCCTGTGGGTGGACGACGTCGACGACCCGGTCGCCATCACCGAGGCGGTCGAGCTGGCGCGGACGCTGTCGACCGACGACTCACCGCGCTACGTCAACGGTGTCCTCGGGCAGATCTCCGACATCGCCGAGCACCTGCGCGCCACGCTGTAGCGACACCCCGACGACGAGAGCCCGCACCCCGGACCGGGATGCGGGCTCTCGCGTCGTACGGGCCGGTCGGCGGCGGCCGGGAGACTGTGCAGATCACCGGCCGCCACCGCCGGTGGAGGCGCCGGGCGCGTCACCCTTCCCCTGGGACGCGCCGGGCGCAGACCCATCATCCCACCGGGTTCCCGGGGCGTGCCTCGGGAGGCAGGACACCCCAGTCGATGAGCTGGTCGGTCAGCTCACCCGGGGACATGTCGTAGATGATCGCGAGCGAGCGCAGGTCCTCGGCACGGATGGAGAGCACCTTGCCGTTGTAGTCGCCGCGCTGGCTCTGGATGGCCGCGGCGTAGCGGGCCAGCGGGCCCACCTTGTCCGCGGGGAGCTGTTGCAGCCGCTCCAGGTTGATCACGATCTTGGTGGCGGGCTCGCTCCCGGACGGGATCCGGCCCTCCGGCAGCAGCTCGGCCACCGGCACGCCGTAGAAGTCGGCGAGCTCGGCGAGCTTCTGCACGGTCACGGCACGGTCGCCGCGCTCGTAGGAGCCCACGACCACGGCCTTCCAGCGGCCGCCCGACTTCTGCTCGACGCCGTGCAGCGACAGCCCCTGCTGCTGCCTGATCGCCCGGAGCTTTCCCCCGAGCGCCTTGGCGTAGTCGCCCATCGATCCCCTCGTTCCTACGGTCCGTGCGGCCCCACCGGTCGTCACCGCCGGTGCACCGGCAGGTGGCCCTGCCGTCGCCCCTGTGGGTGGTTCCCGGTCGGGGCGGCTGCTCGCGCGTCCGGTTCCCCGTCCGTCGCGCTCGCCGCGGCGCCGTGCACGATGCCCGCTGCACGTTCCCTGATTGATACGGAGAGTAATCTTCCGGGTCCGGTCCGGCGCGGTCAAGTTCGACCCCCTGCTCGGGGGGTTGACGAGCGGTTTCCCACACGAACGGGGCAGTCCGCATCCCTCGTCAGCGGTAGCGCTGGGTGTGGGCGGGCGTGTGCACCACCCGCCCCTGTGGGTGCGCAAGGGCAGAACCGGGTATCGCAGTGACAGGAGCGACAGCGGGTGTGACCGATGCGGATCGTCACCGGACCGTGACCTCCGACGGGTGACGGACACCGCTGTGACGCCGATCGGCCGGAGCCGCGTCACACCGGTGCGGTTGCTAGGTTGGCCGTGCAACACCGTCCTTTAAGACCCGTCCGGTGAGGCGGGGAAGGAGAAGCTCTCGTGGCGCAGAACCGCCGCGGGGACATCGGCGCGCAGGACCCGGGCAGGGAACTGCTCTCGGCCGCCGACGTCACCCGCACCGTCGCGCGCATCGCGCACCAGATCATCGAGAAGACCGCGTTCGGCACCGACCGGCCGGACGACCTCGTCCTGCTCGGCGT
Proteins encoded in this window:
- the efp gene encoding elongation factor P, with amino-acid sequence MATTNDLKNGLVLNLEGQLWTVTAFQHVKPGKGGAFVRTTLKNVMSGKVVDKTFNAGTKVDTATVDRRDMTYLYRDGSDFVFMDGDTFDQIPISAKAVGDAAKYLLENASAQVSLHEGEPLFVELPTSVELIIEHTDPGLQGDRSTGGTKPATLETGAEIQVPLFLETGTKVKVDTRDGRYLGRTS
- the nusB gene encoding transcription antitermination factor NusB, translating into MRARTKARKRALDILFEAEARGDAPLEVLTARRETDDAPPVQDYAARLVEGVATHRERIDQLLAEHAEGWTVDRMPAVDRGLLRIGVYELLWVDDVDDPVAITEAVELARTLSTDDSPRYVNGVLGQISDIAEHLRATL
- a CDS encoding transcriptional regulator encodes the protein MGDYAKALGGKLRAIRQQQGLSLHGVEQKSGGRWKAVVVGSYERGDRAVTVQKLAELADFYGVPVAELLPEGRIPSGSEPATKIVINLERLQQLPADKVGPLARYAAAIQSQRGDYNGKVLSIRAEDLRSLAIIYDMSPGELTDQLIDWGVLPPEARPGNPVG
- a CDS encoding response regulator transcription factor — encoded protein: MTVRVVVADDQAVVRAGLRTVLAAAPDIEVVGEASDGGAAAELAESLTPDVVLMDVRMPGTDGIEGTRRIRALRDPGIRVLVVTTFDLDRHVYDALRAGASGFVLKDVEPEDLQVAVRTVHAGHELFAPSVTRRLVGSFVPADPEPGAGPAGALTERERQVLGLVAAGLSNAEIAARLVLGGTTVKTHVSNLLTKLDLRDRVQLVVFAYEHGLVGAAGDDG